From the genome of Spinacia oleracea cultivar Varoflay chromosome 2, BTI_SOV_V1, whole genome shotgun sequence, one region includes:
- the LOC110777380 gene encoding protein FAR-RED IMPAIRED RESPONSE 1-like → MPISVKDLRNIVAKEKKLKMRGGDAKDMFDYFDKMTAGNQNFFHRYRLNSKNRLTDVMWVDARSRVAYQDFGDVVCFDSTYVTNNYELPFSNFVGVNHHGQTILLGCALVSHEDTETFVWLFKTWLHCMGGKAPISFLTNQCATMRRALEIAMPMPTTKHRWCLWHILQKFGKKLEAGFEVNWTSSIELYGLGADDWLSGLYDQRHMWVPAYMKHLFWDGMKTTQRSESINNFFDKYVKRDTRLYQFAESYIDAMEHRVNTEKEADANTSINIRDLVTGFPAERVFQKLYKDAKFLEVQVQCMRVLYIQWPRRVELSEIEMEHHLEDRVWIYIKEIRKEIVTDKRRTYTVRLNIETKQACCDCKLFEAHGIICRHVINVFDREKITEVPEWMIPRRWRKDIHRPHTRVKVAYHDPSKTEEVLRYDTLLVKFESICLKAATLPEYVKIADATLDQLEIQLDENIKVNAQNKKNGQEDEGENQEHTPQSVNKGECTTSMNKDGEEVTSLDNLVMDDDTQIFSTPGAQH, encoded by the exons ATGCCTATAAGTGTGAAGGACTTGAGGAACATAGTGGCGAAGGAAAAGAAACTCAAGATGAGAGGTGGGGATGCGAAAGACATGTTTGATTATTTCGATAAGATGACTGCCGGAAACCAGAATTTTTTCCATCGTTATAGATTAAATTCTAAGAACCGCTTGACTGATGTTATGTGGGTTGATGCAAGGAGTAGAGTAGCCTACCAAGACTTTGGGGATGTAGTATGTTTTGACTCCACATATGTCACAAACAATTATGAGCTTCCATTTTCTAATTTTGTGGGAGTCAATCATCATGGGCAGACTATTTTGCTTGGCTGTGCACTAGTGTCTCATGAAGACACTGAAACATTTGTTTGGTTGTTCAAAACATGGCTCCATTGTATGGGAGGAAAAGCTCCTATTAGTTTTTTGACTAATCAATGTGCAACAATGAGGAGGGCTCTTGAAATAGCTATGCCTATGCCAACCACTAAGCATCGATGGTGCTTGTGGCACATACTTCAGAAATTTGGCAAAAAGTTGG AAGCAGGGTTTGAGGTGAATTGGACTTCTTCTATAGAGTTATATGGACTTGGTGCAGACGATTGGTTAAGTG GCTTGTACGACCAGAGACACATGTGGGTCCCAGCGTACATGAAACACTTGTTTTGGGATGGAATGAAGACCACACAACGTTCTGAGAGTATCAACAACTTTTTTGATAAGTATGTGAAAAGGGACACCCGTTTGTATCAGTTTGCAGAGAGCTACATTGATGCTATGGAACACAGAGTTAATACCGAGAAAGAAGCTGATGCAAACACATCCATTAATATTAGGGATCTGGTAACTGGTTTTCCAGCAGAAAGAGTATTTCAAAAGTTGTACAAAGATGCGAAGTTTTTGGAGGTTCAAGTTCAATGCATGAGAGTATTATATATCCAATGGCCTAGAAGAGTTGAGTTGTCAGAAATTGAAATGGAACACCATTTGGAAGACAGGGTATGGATTTACATAAAGGAAATTAGGAAGGAGATTGTAACCGATAAAAGGAGAACATACACAGTGCGATTGAATATCGAGACCAAACAAGCTTGTTGTGATTGCAAGTTGTTTGAAGCCCATGGAATTATTTGTAGGCATGTGATTAATGTTTTTGACAGAGAGAAAATCACCGAGGTACCGGAGTGGATGATACCTAGGCGTTGGCGCAAGGATATTCATAGGCCGCATACCCGTGTCAAAGTGGCTTACCATGACCCAAGCAAAACTGAAGAAGTATTGCGGTATGACACCCTTTTGGTCAAGTTCGAGTCCATTTGCTTGAAGGCTGCCACCCTCCCCGAATATGTGAAAATTGCAGATGCAACTTTAGATCAGTTGGAAATCCAGCTTGATGAGAATATCAAAGTGAATGCTCAGAATAAGAAGAATGGCCAAGAAGATGAAGGAGAAAACCAGGAACATACTCCTCAGTCAGTGAATAAGGGAGAATGCACCACATCAATGAACAAGGATGGAGAAGAAGTTACTAGTTTGGATAATCTTGTCATGGATGATGACACTCAAATTTTCAGTACACCTGGTGCACAACATTAG
- the LOC110777376 gene encoding uncharacterized protein: MQEEKEYVLEEAMPEAAGEGVTQATLNHWIDANKDVKCLMLATMSADLQKTFINSDAFTIISELKNMFQDLARVERFETHRQILRNAKKGGNKASQTKQPGGTKSEKKKVSQPTSESECFYCKKKGHWKRDCLKLKEDQKNGTVVPSSGTKKK, encoded by the exons atgcaggaagaaaaggagtatgtcctggaagaggcgatgcccgaagccgcaggcgaaggggtcactcaggcaaccctcaatcattggattgatgccaacaaggatgtaaaatgtctaatgcttgcaaccatgagtgcagatctacagaaaacgttcatcaactcagatgctttcacgatcatcagtgagttaaagaacatgttccaagatctggctcgagtcgaaagattcgagactcataggcaaattctaaggaatgctaagaaaggtggcaacaaggccagccagactaagcaaccaggcggcaccaaatctgaaaagaagaaggtgagccaacccacttctgaatctgaatgcttctattgcaagaagaaggggcattggaagagagattgcttgaaacttaaggaagatcagaagaacggaacagtcgttccatcttcag ggactaagaagaagtag